Within the Micromonospora citrea genome, the region GGACGACAAGGAGTTGGCGGCGGAGGCGACGGCGCTCATCCGGCTCAACCAGATGCGGGAGCTGATCTCTCAGCAGGACGCACTGCTCAGTGGTCTCTTCGGCAGCGGCCGCATGACCGGGTCGGAGTACGCCCGGTACACCGCGCTCGTCGGTGCCGAGCGCTTCCTCGGCGACGAGACCAGGTTGAAGCTCTCCGCCGCCGACCAGCGTCGCTACCAGGAGCTCGTCGAAAGCGACGCGTTCAAGCGACTGCGCTCTGTGCAGGACAGCATCATCCACGACGGCCGGCCGGTGACGCGGCTGCCGTTGAGCCAGGACGAGTGGCGTGGCACGGTCGACCCGGCGCTGACCGGAGTGAACGACGCGGTGGTGGCGGGCGGCGAGGGCCTTGTCGACCGCGCGACCACCATGGCCGCGATGGTGATCCTGCGCCTCGTCCTGGCCACCGGTCTGGGTCTGCTGGCGGTCGTCGCCTCGATCATCATCTCCGTCACGACGGCCCGCGCGCTGTTGCGGCAGCTGGAGCGGCTGCGGGAGGCGGCGTTCCGGCTCGCCAACGAGCGGCTGCCCGGCGTGGTGGAGCGGCTCGGCCACGGCGAGGAGGTCGACGTCGCCAAGGAGGCGCCCCCGCTCGAGTTCGGCGACGACGAGGTCGGCCAGGTGGGCAAGGCGTTCAACGCCGTGCAGGAGACCGCGATCCGCACCGCCGTCGAGCAGGCCGAGCTGCGCCGCAACGTCCGGGAGGTCTTCCTCAGCCTGGCCCGGCGCACCCAGGCGCTGGTGCACCGCCAGCTCACCCTGCTCGACGCGATGGAACGGCGCGAGCACGACGCCGAGGAGCTGGAGGACCTGTTCCGGGTCGACCACCTGGCGACCCGGATGCGGCGCAACGCGGAAAACCTGATCCTGCTCTCCGGCTCCACCCCGGGCCGGGCGTGGCGGCGCAACGTGCCGATGGTCGACGTGGTCCGGGGCGCGGTCGCCGAGGTCGAGGACTACACGCGGGTCAACGTGCTGCCCCTCGGCGCGGTCTCGCTGACCGGGCGCGCGGTGGGTGACGTCATCCACCTGCTGGCCGAGCTGATCGAGAACGGGCTGTCGTTCTCGCCGCCGCACACCACCGTCGAGGTACGCGGGCAGATGGTGGCCAACGGCTTCGCCATCGAGATCGAGGACCGCGGCCTGGGCATGAGCGAGGAGGACCTCGCCGCCGCGAACCACCGGATCGTGGACCAGTCCGAGCTGAACCTGGCCAACGCCTCCCGTCTGGGGCTCTACGTGGTCAGCCGGCTGACCGAACGGCACGGCGTGCGGGTGCAGCTCAGGGAGTCGGCGTACGGAGGGACGACCGCCGTCGTGCTGATCCCCGCCGAGTTGGTCACCGCCGACGACGCGGACCCGAGCACCTCGGGCGGCTTCCCGACCGGCGCGCCGGGCGTCGCCACCCCGGCGACCGCGGCCCCCGCCGCCGAGCGGCCCGCCACGGCGCCGGTGGCGCTGGCCGAACCGCAGGCCGCCCTCCCGGCGTCGAACACCGACGCCACAGCGGACGGGGAATCCGCCGACGACGCCCTGCCCACCCGCACGCGCGGCCGGAGCCTGCCGACCGCCGCCCCGACGGAGGAGCGGCTGCCCACCCGGAGCCGGGGGGCGTCGACGCAGCCGGCCCTGGACGGCCCGACCCTGCCGACCGGCCTGCCGGTGACGGCCGCCCGCCCGCAGGCGGCCGGCGCCGCGGCACCGGCGCCCGGGCCCGAGACGGCGGAGACCGCCCCGGCGGGCGGCGGCCCGGCGCGGACGGCCCGACCGGTGCAGGCGCGCACCGACTCTGGCCTGCCGGTGCGGGTCCGCCAGGCCAGCATCGTGCCGGAACTCCGCGACGAGCCCGCCGAGGCTGAGCACGACGACGACACGGTACGCCCGCCGGAGCAGGTGCGCCGGATGATGAGCTCCTATCAGACCGGCACGCGGCGCGGTCGTACGGACGCCGCCCGGCTGGTCGGCGGTGCCGGCGGCGGCCGGGCCGAGGCCGACGAGGGACCCGACGCCAGCGACCAGCAGGCGACCTGACCGGCGCCGCCCGCGCTGCGGGAAGACCCCGCGGCATGGCGGTCAGCCCAGACGAGCACGGCGACTAAAGCCGGGGGAGAAGAGGACGACGAGTGGGGCAGAAGACGGCTTCGAGTGCCGACCTGACGTGGTTGCTGGATGACCTGGTCGGCCGGGTGAAGCAGGCCGAGCATGCGGTCGCGCTCTCGACGGACGGCCTGCTGATGGCCGCCTCGGGAGGGCTCAGCCGCGACGACGGAGAGCACCTGGCGGCGATGGCGGCAGGCATCCAGAGCCTGGCCCGGGGGGCGGGCAAGCGCTTCGGCGGCGGGCAGGTGCAGCAGACCATCATCGAGATGCAGTCGTCGTTCCTGTTCGTCACGGCGGCCGGACGCAACGCCTGCCTGGCCGTCCTCGCCAGCGAGGACGCCGACGTCGGCCTGATCGCCTACGAGATGGCGATGCTGGTCACCCGCGTCGGCAAGTACGTCGCGTCGCCGTCGCGGACCGAGCAGCCGGCCGGCGAGAAGTAGCCGCGATGACGGTGCAGGGGGAGTCCGCCGAGC harbors:
- a CDS encoding sensor histidine kinase codes for the protein MRSRGTSIRTKVVALLLSLVALWMFAAWVTLRDGFNLLGVQMLNTKVYVPSEPLLQELQVERRLTQAYLSDPGPAQRAALEAEHRTTAELTSAFTASVRHWQVDVAGTDKLGRHLDQSVAQLEALAKVREAVLARGVDRVSAADAYTRAIGSIFQVYEVTGSLDDKELAAEATALIRLNQMRELISQQDALLSGLFGSGRMTGSEYARYTALVGAERFLGDETRLKLSAADQRRYQELVESDAFKRLRSVQDSIIHDGRPVTRLPLSQDEWRGTVDPALTGVNDAVVAGGEGLVDRATTMAAMVILRLVLATGLGLLAVVASIIISVTTARALLRQLERLREAAFRLANERLPGVVERLGHGEEVDVAKEAPPLEFGDDEVGQVGKAFNAVQETAIRTAVEQAELRRNVREVFLSLARRTQALVHRQLTLLDAMERREHDAEELEDLFRVDHLATRMRRNAENLILLSGSTPGRAWRRNVPMVDVVRGAVAEVEDYTRVNVLPLGAVSLTGRAVGDVIHLLAELIENGLSFSPPHTTVEVRGQMVANGFAIEIEDRGLGMSEEDLAAANHRIVDQSELNLANASRLGLYVVSRLTERHGVRVQLRESAYGGTTAVVLIPAELVTADDADPSTSGGFPTGAPGVATPATAAPAAERPATAPVALAEPQAALPASNTDATADGESADDALPTRTRGRSLPTAAPTEERLPTRSRGASTQPALDGPTLPTGLPVTAARPQAAGAAAPAPGPETAETAPAGGGPARTARPVQARTDSGLPVRVRQASIVPELRDEPAEAEHDDDTVRPPEQVRRMMSSYQTGTRRGRTDAARLVGGAGGGRAEADEGPDASDQQAT
- a CDS encoding roadblock/LC7 domain-containing protein, yielding MGQKTASSADLTWLLDDLVGRVKQAEHAVALSTDGLLMAASGGLSRDDGEHLAAMAAGIQSLARGAGKRFGGGQVQQTIIEMQSSFLFVTAAGRNACLAVLASEDADVGLIAYEMAMLVTRVGKYVASPSRTEQPAGEK